A region from the Silene latifolia isolate original U9 population chromosome 7, ASM4854445v1, whole genome shotgun sequence genome encodes:
- the LOC141591069 gene encoding uncharacterized protein LOC141591069, whose protein sequence is MGRTSWPDENSRILLNILNEEKNRGVSKFNWGNIAKKFNAQKECNVTGKQVQNHYSDLKERYKGWEELQGLSGISFNPITKKVAVDEKSLERYDAFIERNAKYGLKIIRGELANIDEMSKLFDGKFAHGVGGCFSPAMAKGPSYLSRQIEDLTNDETSQDNEVSGDDEFKETMFDDEHKAPPTLVNQKVFVGTSRKRKVEEPISPEERKRRETSFDRVIALLSGTGVGSSSKQPSTAEMVSDELTRMKVAEESGDAYFVSAVRYLSDETRAKIFLSLKNDNQKWIYLRVMDVDPLFTRLY, encoded by the exons ATGGGAAGAACTTCTTGGCCCGATGAAAATTCAAGAATTTTGCTCAACATTCTAAATGAGGAGAAAAACAGAGGAGTTAGCAAATTTAATTGGGGAAACATTGCCAAGAAATTTAATGCACAAAAAGAATGTAATGTGACTGGAAAACAAGTGCAAAATCATTAttcagatttgaaagaaagatACAAGGGTTGGGAGGAATTGCAAGGTTTATCTGGCATATCATTCAATCCTATTACTAAAAAAGTTGCTGTAGATGAGAAGTCTTTGGAGAGATATGACGCATTCATAGAG CGGAATGCAAAGTATGGGCTAAAAATAATCAGAGGAGAATTGGCTAACATTGATGAAATGAGCAAACTATTTGATGGAAAATTTGCGCATGGGGTGGGTGGTTGTTTTTCTCCGGCAATGGCAAAAGGGCCATCTTACTTGAGTAGGCAAATTGAGGATCTTACTAATGATGAAACATCTCAAGACAATGAAGTTTCAGGTGATGATGAATTTAAAGAAACCATGTTTGATGATGAGCATAAAGCTCCACCAACTTTAGTTAACCAAAAAGTTTTTGTGGGAACCTCACGTAAACGAAAGGTTGAAGAACCCATTAGTCCAGAAGAACGTAAGAGAAGGGAAACTAGTTTTGATAGAGTTATCGCACTATTGTCCGGAACTGGTGTTGGTTCTTCAAGTAAGCAGCCTTCTACAGCTGAGATGGTTAGTGATGAATTGACTAGAATGAAAGTTGCAGAAGAATCGGGTGACGCGTACTTTGTCTCCGCTGTCAGATATTTAAGTGATGAAACACGTGCCAAGATATTCCTATCCCTTAAAAATGATAATCAAAAGTGGATCTATCTAAGAGTGATGGACGTAGATCCCTTGTTCACTCGCCTTTACTAG